Proteins from a single region of Numenius arquata chromosome Z, bNumArq3.hap1.1, whole genome shotgun sequence:
- the LOC141477111 gene encoding signal peptidase complex catalytic subunit SEC11C: MDLFGDLRRMNKRQLYYQVLNFAMIVSSALMIWKGLIVITGSESPIVVVLSGSMEPAFHRGDLLFLTNFHDDPIRAGEIVVFKVEGRDIPIVHRVIKIHEKENGNIKFLTKGDNNEVDDRGLYKEGQNWLEKKDVVGRARGFLPYVGMVTIIMNDYPKFKYALLAVMGAYVLLKRES, from the exons ATGGATCTCTTCGGGGACCTGCGGCGCATGAACAAGCGGCAG cTGTATTACCAAGTCTTAAATTTTGCGATGATAGTGTCTTCTGCCCTCATGATATGGAAAGGGCTGATCGTCATCACTGGAAGTGAAAGCCCTATTGTTGTGGTGCTCAG tGGCAGCATGGAACCAGCGTTTCACAGGGGAGATCTGTTGTTCTTAACAAACTTCCACGATGACCCAATCAGAGCTGGTGAAATAGTTGTTTTTAAAGTTGAAGGCAGAGACATTCCAATAGTTCACAGAGTAatcaaaatacatgaaaa AGAAAATGGGAACATCAAATTCCTGACGAAAGGTGATAATAACGAAGTTGATGATAGAGGCTTGTACAAAGAAGGTCAGAACTGGTTAGAGAAGAAGGATGTTGTTGGAAGAGCAAGAGG ATTTTTGCCTTATGTTGGTATGGTCACTATAATAATGAACGATTATCCAAAATTTAAG